In Pseudoalteromonas sp. NC201, a single window of DNA contains:
- the leuA gene encoding 2-isopropylmalate synthase — protein MQDKVWIFDTTLRDGEQALKASLTEEDKIQLAHTISRLNVDVMEVGFPVSSPADFRAVQRIAAEVKGPAICGLARAVSKDIDACGEALKGAEQRRIHTFIATSPLHLEHKLRMSLDDATSMAIKAISQARKYTDDVEFSCEDAGRTPHSDLCRIVEAAINAGASTINLPDTVGYVTPDEYAAMIYHIRNNVPNIDKARLSVHCHNDLGLAVANSIAAVQAGARQIECTINGIGERAGNCSLEEVAMIMKMRQDHLKVHTDIRSEEIYRASRQVAKICNMPVQPNKAIVGENAFAHSSGIHQDGVLKAQNTYEIMAPETVGVPSNQLNMTSRSGRHVIEHRLTELGYQKSDYDMDSLYESFLALADQKGTVYDYDLEAMIYFNQIKDKDERYQLQFVNASSNSQSIASATVGIALNGELKQEAATGNGPVEAAFVAIERITGMAVEVVEYNLDATGKGASSLGQVDIIAKFDGKQYHGVGLAADIVEASVRAMIRVYNLIDRAQKVSSLKQQRKAG, from the coding sequence ATGCAAGATAAAGTCTGGATTTTCGATACAACATTAAGGGACGGTGAGCAGGCGTTAAAAGCCAGCTTAACAGAAGAAGATAAAATACAGCTGGCGCATACCATTAGTCGTCTCAATGTGGATGTTATGGAAGTGGGTTTTCCAGTATCAAGTCCGGCTGATTTTCGTGCGGTACAACGCATTGCTGCCGAGGTAAAAGGTCCAGCGATTTGTGGCCTTGCGCGTGCGGTTAGTAAAGATATCGACGCATGTGGCGAAGCCCTTAAAGGCGCTGAGCAGCGCCGCATTCACACCTTTATCGCAACCAGCCCTCTGCACCTAGAACATAAGTTAAGAATGAGTCTAGATGATGCGACTAGCATGGCGATTAAGGCCATTTCTCAAGCCAGAAAGTACACTGATGATGTTGAGTTTTCATGTGAAGACGCCGGCCGTACGCCACACTCAGACCTGTGTCGTATTGTTGAAGCGGCGATTAATGCCGGTGCATCTACGATTAACTTGCCTGATACCGTAGGTTATGTCACACCAGACGAGTATGCAGCGATGATTTACCATATTCGTAATAATGTGCCTAACATCGACAAAGCCAGACTAAGTGTCCATTGTCACAACGATTTAGGACTTGCGGTGGCAAACTCAATCGCGGCGGTACAAGCCGGTGCAAGACAAATCGAATGTACCATCAATGGTATTGGTGAGCGTGCAGGTAACTGCTCACTAGAAGAAGTGGCGATGATCATGAAGATGCGTCAAGACCACCTAAAAGTGCACACCGATATTCGTAGCGAAGAGATTTATCGCGCGTCACGTCAAGTTGCTAAAATCTGCAATATGCCGGTGCAGCCAAACAAGGCAATTGTAGGCGAAAATGCCTTTGCACATAGCTCGGGTATTCACCAAGACGGCGTCTTAAAAGCACAAAACACCTATGAAATCATGGCACCAGAAACCGTTGGTGTGCCGAGTAATCAGTTAAATATGACTTCACGCTCTGGCCGACATGTTATCGAGCATCGTCTTACCGAGCTTGGCTATCAGAAATCGGATTACGATATGGATAGCCTGTATGAAAGCTTCTTGGCGTTAGCCGATCAAAAGGGCACGGTTTACGACTATGACCTTGAAGCGATGATTTATTTCAACCAAATCAAAGATAAAGACGAGCGCTACCAATTACAGTTCGTCAATGCATCTTCTAACTCTCAATCTATCGCGAGCGCGACTGTGGGGATTGCCTTGAATGGTGAGCTTAAGCAAGAAGCGGCAACCGGCAACGGTCCTGTGGAAGCGGCGTTTGTAGCTATCGAGCGTATCACTGGCATGGCGGTGGAAGTGGTGGAATATAACCTTGATGCGACGGGTAAAGGGGCAAGTTCACTGGGCCAAGTCGATATTATTGCCAAGTTTGATGGTAAGCAATATCACGGTGTGGGACTTGCGGCCGACATCGTCGAAGCGTCAGTGAGAGCCATGATCCGAGTATATAACCTAATTGATAGAGCACAAAAAGTGTCTAGCCTAAAACAACAAAGGAAAGCAGGATGA